In the Phaseolus vulgaris cultivar G19833 chromosome 7, P. vulgaris v2.0, whole genome shotgun sequence genome, one interval contains:
- the LOC137827532 gene encoding cysteine-rich receptor-like protein kinase 10: protein MITKSKNNLKLFLFCTLVLTVTETSASVFNNVSCTSNHTFTPNSTFNANLNTLLSYLSSNVTNDTRFFNTTSGEDSDTVYGLYMCRGDVPFALCRECVGFATQTIASSCPTSKEAVIWYNECLLRYSYRFFFSKMEEWPRHQVNIPLGDPVVLHSSGFYDALGSIFDELPNQAALALKGSNNPYAVKQENASASITVYGLAQCTPDLVAGDCRRCIADAAAEFAVSCCGGSIGASILFPSCIVRYETYPFYQHSGTSAPTMIKGSGNIGTEVIVIVVVLVALLVIFFCFGYYGFIWIKGRKKRKASDHRENFGEEISVLESLEFDFATIEAATNKFSEERRIGKGGYGEVYKGILPNGEEVAVKRLSTNSKQGEEEFKNEVLLIAKLQHKNLVRLIGFCQEDREKILVYEYVPNKSLDHFLFDSQKRRVLTWSERFKIIKGIARGILYLHEDSRLKIIHRDIKPSNVLLDNDINPKISDFGMARMVDTNHIQGCTKRVVGTYGYMSPEYAMHGKFSDKSDVFSFGVMTLEIISGKKNSCSFESHRVDDLLSYAWNNWRDESPFVLLDPALEESYCPNEVEKCIQIGLLCVQENPDERPIIGTIVSYLNNTSVQVPIPLEPAFFMHGRVRRHSTEHQPSSGYSTNHSFSSSVNNMSTTIFFPR, encoded by the exons ATGATTACCAAGTCCAAAAATAATCTAAAACTCTTCCTCTTTTGCACCCTTGTGCTCACCGTTACAGAAACATCTGCTTCCGTCTTCAACAACGTTAGCTGCACCAGCAACCACACTTTCACTCCAAACTCCACCTTCAACGCCAACCTCAACACCCTTCTCTCTTACCTTTCCTCCAACGTCACCAACGACACTAGATTCTTCAACACAACGTCAGGGGAGGATTCGGACACCGTCTATGGCCTCTACATGTGCCGTGGAGACGTCCCGTTTGCTCTATGCAGAGAGTGTGTGGGTTTTGCGACACAAACCATAGCCTCGTCGTGTCCCACATCGAAAGAGGCTGTGATTTGGTACAACGAGTGTTTGTTGCGCTACTCTTATAGGTTCTTCTTCTCCAAAATGGAAGAGTGGCCGAGGCACCAGGTCAATATCCCGTTGGGGGATCCTGTTGTTTTGCACAGTAGTGGATTCTACGATGCTTTAGGGTCCATTTTTGATGAACTTCCAAATCAAGCAGCACTGGCTCTTAAAGGGTCTAATAATCCTTATGCCGTTAAGCAAGAAAACGCTTCTGCGAGTATTACCGTCTATGGCCTCGCTCAGTGCACACCAGACTTGGTGGCCGGAGATTGCAGACGGTGTATCGCGGATGCGGCGGCGGAATTCGCAGTGTCTTGTTGCGGAGGGAGCATAGGGGCAAGTATTCTGTTTCCCAGTTGCATTGTTAGGTATGAAACGTATCCGTTTTATCAGCATTCAGGAACCTCCGCGCCAACAATGATTAAGG GTTCTGGAAATATTGGCACTGAAGTGATTGTGATAGTGGTTGTCTTGGTTGCCCTTTTGGTAATCTTTTTTTGCTTTGGCTACTACGGTTTCATCTGGATAAAAGGGAGAAAGAAACGCAAGGCCAGCGACCACAGAGAAAACT TTGGGGAAGAAATCAGTGTGTTGGAGTCCCTGGAATTTGATTTTGCTACAATTGAAGCAGCAACAAACAAGTTTTCTGAAGAGCGCAGGATTGGCAAAGGGGGTTACGGAGAAGTCTACAAG GGAATCCTTCCTAACGGAGAAGAAGTGGCTGTAAAGAGATTGTCAACAAATTCTAAGCAGGGAGAGGAGGAATTCAAGAATGAAGTGTTGTTAATTGCTAAACTTCAACACAAAAATTTGGTAAGGTTAATAGGATTTTGCCAAGAAGACAGAGAGAAAATACTTGTCTACGAATACGTGCCTAACAAAAGCCTTGATCACTTTTTATTTG ATTCCCAAAAACGCAGAGTATTGACTTGGTCAGAGCGGTTTAAAATCATAAAAGGAATTGCAAGAGGAATTCTTTATCTTCATGAAGACTCTCGTCTTAAGATTATACACCGTGACATCAAACCAAGCAATGTTCTATTGGACAATGACATCAATCCAAAAATTTCCGATTTTGGCATGGCAAGGATGGTAGATACAAATCATATTCAAGGATGTACGAAAAGAGTTGTGGGTACATA CGGGTACATGTCTCCTGAATATGCCATGCATGGAAAATTTTCTGACAAGTCTGATGTGTTCAGTTTTGGAGTTATGACTCTTGAGATTATTAGTGGAAAGAAGAATTCTTGTTCTTTTGAATCACATCGTGTTGATGATCTTTTGAGTTAT gCATGGAACAACTGGAGGGATGAATCGCCATTTGTGTTGTTGGATCCAGCTCTTGAAGAATCTTATTGTCCAAACGAAGTTGAAAAGTGTATACAGATTGGTTTATTGTGTGTGCAAGAAAATCCTGATGAGAGACCTATAATAGGAACCATCGTTTCATATCTTAACAACACTTCAGTTCAAGTTCCAATCCCTTTAGAGCCAGCGTTTTTCATGCATGGCAGAGTAAGAAGACATTCAACTGAACATCAACCATCATCAGGTTACTCCACCAATCATTCTTTCTCCTCCTCTGTAAATAATATGTCTACTACCATATTCTTCCCTAGATAG